The following proteins come from a genomic window of Pichia kudriavzevii chromosome 1, complete sequence:
- a CDS encoding uncharacterized protein (PKUD0A06670; similar to Saccharomyces cerevisiae YDL047W (SIT4); ancestral locus Anc_3.142), whose translation MPERGPDQWFEDIKNCKALPENDMKQLCEKVKDLLMEESNIQPVTSPVTVCGDIHGQFHDLLELFKIAGGFPSGSSLSTNYVFLGDYVDRGYFSLETFTMLMILKVKFPQHITLVRGNHESRQITQVYGFYEECLNKYGSTMVWKYCCQVFDFLTLSAIIDGKILCIHGGLSPEIRMLDQIRVLSRAQEVPHEGGFCDLVWSDPDNVDTWAISPRGAGWLFGAKVAREFNHINNLQLIARAHQLVMEGFRYHFPEKDVVTVWSAPNYCYRCGNVASVMKVDDSLNVNFQIFSAVPDDTLKMNPSKNQKNNNEYFL comes from the coding sequence ATGCCAGAAAGAGGACCCGATCAATGGTTCGAAGATATCAAAAACTGTAAGGCCTTGCCTGAAAATGATATGAAGCAACTATGCGAGAAAGTTAAAGACTTGCTCATGGAAGAATCCAACATCCAGCCTGTCACTTCTCCTGTCACCGTTTGTGGTGACATTCATGGACAATTCCACGACTTGTTGGagttattcaaaattgCAGGTGGGTTCCCCTCTGGATCGTCTCTCAGCACAAATTACGTCTTTTTGGGAGATTATGTTGACAGAGGCTACTTCTCATTAGAAACATTCAcaatgttgatgatattaaAAGTAAAGTTCCCGCAACATATCACCCTAGTTAGAGGTAACCATGAGTCCAGGCAAATCACCCAGGTTTACGGTTTCTATGAAGAATGCCTAAATAAATACGGATCTACAATGGTATGGAAATATTGTTGTCAAGTTTTCGACTTCTTGACATTATCGGCTATCATTGACGGTAAGATTCTCTGCATACACGGTGGATTGTCTCCCGAAATTAGAATGCTAGACCAAATACGTGTCTTATCTAGAGCTCAAGAAGTCCCTCATGAAGGTGGATTCTGTGACTTGGTTTGGTCGGATCCAGATAATGTCGACACTTGGGCCATTTCTCCAAGAGGTGCTGGTTGGCTATTTGGTGCCAAAGTTGCAAGAGAATTCAATCACATAAATAACTTACAGTTGATTGCTAGAGCCCATCAATTAGTCATGGAGGGCTTTAGGTATCATTTCCCAGAGAAGGATGTCGTCACGGTCTGGTCTGCTCCAAATTATTGCTATAGGTGTGGTAACGTGGCTAGTGTCATGAAAGTAGACGATAGCTTGAATGTTAACTTCCAAATATTCAGCGCAGTTCCTGATGATACTTTAAAGATGAACCCTTctaaaaatcaaaagaataACAATGAATATTTCCTTTAG